The following nucleotide sequence is from Stigmatopora nigra isolate UIUO_SnigA chromosome 8, RoL_Snig_1.1, whole genome shotgun sequence.
GACGAGGCACTACGCATGTGCGTAATTTACGCAGCTGCATTGCGATAGACGTAACCACGCCCAAATTGTCCCAccatattgaatgtggaaaagatggtaTCTTGCTTACCGTGCTTTGCTCCCAATAGGTGTTATGTCCTCCCAACGCAATGTCTATGTTTTGAAGAGGACGTTCCTTCCAATTCAATgtctatgttttgaagatgacgtagtGATGATTGTTGTGGTCTTGATGCTTTAAAACAGTTTAGTATGTTAGAACACTTATGTTATCAAATATTGAACAACGTTTTTAATTAGtattttacatcaactcacctttattcCAGGCCATCAGACTCAATGAATACTTTGACATTTGAAACGTAAAGAATCCTTCATTGTATGTATACAATTACTAGATGTATCTGAACTGTAAAACATaactaaaattatatacattttaaacccAAACAACCTAtttttgaacccagaaccccacagctgtgagcccaacacactaaccactcaatcatCACACCGTCTTAAGTAAAGAATCTGTCTTACTATAAATGTtttctaaaacaaattaaagctTTTATGGTCTTTCTTAATTGGTTATGAAAAATACCACTGTGATGTCACCTGATGGTccagtggttcttccgcctgacttcGTTATGGCcagcctgggttcgattcccacctAATGATGCAGTGCgtggtcataaaaaaaaaaagactgtatAGTAAAGCTATTTTTAGGGATGCTTCTAAGAAAACACTCAAATCCTTCTCCTTCTTAACATAAGTTTATTCCCAGGTGATCAGTCTCCCATCCAAATACTAACCAGGTCCAACCCTGCTTAATTTTCAAAATCAGTCGTTTTCAAGGAAGTATGGCATAAGCCCAACATGGACATGATATCTGATATGTTGAGTTACACATACAATTTGACCAAAAGCAAACTTTTACcagtttagtgcacatttttcatTGACTTTGGCCCACAAATACAGcatgttccaaaatgtttgaccccatttGGTAAGCCAAATCACTTTGAGACGGCAGAGAAATGGGGTCAAATATTTGAGAACACcctgtatattaaaaaaaaaagtgtcacaacaACAAGGCCATTTTTTTAGCCTTAAACTTCTCCCATTGGATGAATGTGTGGATTCTCAGCCGGCTTTAGTTGCTGTGTTGAACAGTGGAGAAGCAGAGCTTGAGGGTGTACGGGTACGGACCAGCTGAAAGAGCCACAAATCCACATGAATAAACTCTGAGCGACCACGACAGACGTTGCCGAGACTGACACTTACTTGCGTTTTTCATCTGGAAGTGGTTAATCAAGGCCAGGGCCTCCATGGCGTCATTGATGGAATCCCACTCCAGCAGGCCCGAAGCACTGCGGTCACTTGTCGGGGCGCCACCTATCCAAAGGAAAACAGGTGAGTCACAAGAGCCACAGGAGTCAAAGTGGAAACTTACTTTTGCCCGAGAACATTTTGACGTTGTCGGGACCCTTGACGCCAAAATCGTTGCAGACCTGTAGGCAAAAACAAAGGCGGTGTCACGCCGGCTTCTCTTAATGCTGTGccgtccatctttttttttcctcacctggGTAAAGATTTCAGCCGTGACGTCGGGTTGCGCGTTGAAAAAGTGCAGCACGTTGCTGGGGTGCTGGATGCGGTTCTTGGCCGCCTGTTCGGGCGACGTGAAGCGGTTATTCCTGGAGCCCTGGAAGTCCTTGAAGCTGCTGGACCCGTCCCCGAGCTCATAGAACTGGCCCGGCACGATGGCTTGCTGCTTGGACACGCTGCGGACGCCGGATTGGAGCTATCTttaaaaagcacacaaaaaaaaaaacccagagtcCAAAGTGACGCGTCTTCTCACCACACGTTGAGCTTCTGTCCGAAGAGAAAGTTGTTGTTGAGGTGAGTGATGGCCCGGTCTACGGCGTAGCAGTCGCCCATCTCCACCATGGCGGCGCCCGGTTTGCTCTTCATGAACTTAACCTGATAAAAAGGATCAGGTCAATAAATggctaatgtcaccaaaagttggaCAACTTTCAGTTCaagtcatgcaaaaaaataagtcatttctTCATGGCATCATttcatgacttttctccaactatgacttaaatctcctaatattaaaataaatatattgggCTCAAACTTAACATGGCCAAAAGTTGATgacaagagaaaaataagcaatgaAATGACTATCTATCTTGcaatagtataatctataattcAACCTTCATCCTATTTTGAttttgaaccttgtaatagttcaaaTTGAGTCTCCTTCTACATGCAAAATGACAATACTGACCCGCAGCACGTTGCCATAGAGACAAAAGATGTTGAAGACGCGGTCGGGATTCATCTTTTCCGACTCCAGTCCGTACACCATGACCACCGGCGAGTCTGCGTGGGCGCCGTACTCGCCCGGGGGAGGCGGCGGGGCGCCGTAGCTGGGGCCGTAGTTTCTCCCGCCGCCACGCCCCCTCATCGGCGGTGCCATGCGGCGACTCTCGTAGGGCGAGGAAGAGTAGCTCTCCTCGTAGCCGTGGTAACTGCCACCTGTCGGAGGAGGGACGTGAAACCAATTACCAAGCGCCTCGGATTGAGACGCCATTTTTGTAGGCGGGGTCTCACCGTAATCTGGGGGGTGGTCGCCCAGCAGGGCTGGCTGACGTTGACGCTTGTTGGGGTTGCTGCTTGTGTCGTCTATCAGGCAAAAATCAAAACAGAAAAGACAATTAGGAATGAGTAAAAGTCAATTTTAAAATCCCAATAGACGCATTGACATGAATCAGTAATACAGACAAATAATACAGCAAAAGCGcaggaaaaaatggcaaaatctagtgtccataaaaataaaaaatctgtcaaaaaataaaataaaagggaaaataacaTGCTTCAGTCAAAAGAGGACATGAATGGCAAATTGTCATGCAGCTGCGCCACTGTTCAGCCTTTACAAGGAGTaataaaagggcaaaaaatCTTCTTATCGAACAATAATTAAGTAGAAAATCAGTTTTGTTGCACTGCGATCGAGTCGGGCTAATTCCTCCCAAAGTTGTCGCCATCTGTGCAGgtacacaatcacacacaaaacGGTCACCGACGCTAAAATGGCTGCCCGTATCGGGCCTTTGGCTTCCGgggaggagaggaggaggatTCTGAATGGGATGGCGCTCCGGAGAGCGTGCAGGGAAAAAAACCATTTGTTGAAAGTGATGTGTGGCCATGTTGGGTGCTGACGAGGCTTCTGGTGTTACTTACTGCATGCCAACACATtgaggacggacggacggaggggaAGGCTGCGGTAGTTGCGGTAGTTTTCGCCACTCCGTTACTCATTTCACCGCACGCACCCCCATAGCCTGGTTCGAAAGAAAAAGAGTGGCCTTTTGGAAGGGTCCGCCTACGAAGAAGGGGTGGGAAGGAGGCCGGCCTCACGCGGGAGGACTTAGCCGGCGTCTCGGCTCTGAAAGATGGGAGACAAAGCATCGATACAATGTCGACACGGACAAGGTGGAGTCAGCAGAAATGGGCCTGAGCGTGTTTCTGTTCTGTTAGGGTGTTGTCAGCAGTGTCTTCATCAGTCGGCTCTCGGTGTGTCAGTCAGTCAGTGTGGGACGGGTTTTGATCTGTTTGCTTTGTGCTCTCCTCTCTGGTGTCAGTGGTGCCTCATGGGTATCAGTCTCCATTTTGGGAAGGTGCAGGTAGGTGGTGCTGGTAGTGGTGCTGGTGCTGGTGAGAGGGTGTGCTCATGAAGATTTTGGAAGGAGAGGATGTTGTGCTGGTCAAGCTTTTGGAGCGCCCACATTTTGTATCTGGGACCAAGCGTAGTCGTCCAGTGATGCCAAATACAGTCCTTGACCGAGGGCGTGTGAAAGCGTGTGTGTCCTTGGTGTGAAGAATGGTGGTCATGTCGGGGTGGGGTGGAGTGGGTGTACTCGCCGCTTTCCCCCCTCCTGTAGTGTTTAAGCGTGATTTGTGCCCGAAAGTAACTGTCGGGAATGACTTgtgttttcacacacacacaaaaaaagactaaagggGGAAAACATGTTAAGGAGAGAAGTGTACATTTAAAAGAGGCAGCTGTGTCCGCCAGAGAGTGCCAAGAATCATTAATCACGTATCGTATTCTCCGCACTATAAAGCGCAGCGGATTATAAAGCACAACTTTTAAATTTGCTTCATAAATAAGGCTTCTAGTTGCacattatagtgcggaaaatatgaTACATTTTGGGGTGACTGGTAGTTGGTCACAATGTCCCAAAAAGTCCCACTGTAAGACAATTAGATCAATACAGGTAAGAGTGTTTGGTGTTGAAGATGGCAGTGTTCCTCTGTAAATTGACAACAATAAGCGAGAGCTACCGGTGAAACCATGGATGGCCTTGATTGACATGGTGATGCGTGCGCATGTCTTTGTATGAAGCACATTTTGGGAAACATTtctgcatttgtgtgggtgttaCCTGGGCCACCCAGATTGGGATTGGTGTAGTCCCAAGTGTCCTGGTCGTTCTTGAACACGTTCAAACGAGTGGGCTGAAAAAACAAGGCACAGCGACATATTTAATGATCAAGAAATATTTGAAGAAGAACATCATTAGTCTCAAAGGTCCTGGGGGTACCTTGGCGTATTCGATTTTCAGCGTGCAGCATCCGGAGTAGATGTCGGCTCCGTTCAGAGAAGCTTTGGCTCGCTGGGCGCTTTGCACAGAGTCAAATGTAATGATGAAGTTAAGGCATCCATTCTGACCATTCATACCAGAAATTTAAGATGATGTGGCGGCCAAATGGcctttaatgtcaaaatatctcatttttttcttctaaatataAGTTTATAACTGTGGTGGGCTGGCGACACCATGAGCAATTAAATACGGTAAAAGGATATTCAACCATGGCCTGCACGCCATTTTTCCTAAAGATGACAACTCTGTGGACAGGTCCGCAATTGTTGCAAATTGTGTAGAGGACTTCCTGCAAGGGAAATACTCGATCAGTTATTGagataaaactaaatatttcccTTTTGGCTCTCTCACCGTGGTGATGGGGTAGATGGGGTTCATGATGGTGAGAAGAAGGACGTTGTTGACGCTCCTCGAGTCGTCCGAGTCGCCCGGCCTGGAAATCTTCTGGCTGGTGGAGTAGTTGATGAAGGCCGGGTGGCTAGCGATGTACACTTGGTTGTCGGCGGCGTAGGTCACGGCCGTGGTCGAGCCGTTGATCTCCTCGTACTCCACCAGGGCCTGCCGCTTTTTGGGCATCAACACTACGTAGCTTTTGAGTGGAGATAAGTTTGCAAATGTTCAGGGtccatatacttatatatattcaGATTTATCAAATTAATGCATGAGTTATTCACCTGATGGCTCCAAACTCCTGCAGGGAATCCGTTAGGTCTGCCTCCGTAACACCATCCACCAATCCTCGGACATGGACCACTGCAGATGGAAGGGTTTTGTGGGGGTCTTCATAGCCCTAttacagaatttaaaaaaaaaaacattgagacatacatattatatatacttatagtttactttctcggacgcTCACTcaatggctgtcattgacgggATTGTAAAAAGGGAATTCGTAgccatttttaataaattggatGTGTTTTAATGGTCTACGGCAGGCGATGAGTgaaatactatgaaattaaaaaatatatatcttagtGTTATTAGGAGCCATAAACGAAGTGAATTAGCATATATGAAATTGTTATTCATTATAATTTTCGcttcatatatataaaataattgcTTATTTAAAAAGTTGGTGTGCATACAAATGCTtctcaactttaaaaaaagtgcatattacacaCTAAGATGAACAAAGCATGTGTTTGCACTggcataaaatgtaaataaagggTAATTACTTATGTGGCTACCGATATGAGAACAAAGCCAATTGTAAATAAACACAGGGAAGGCAAAACTATGTTTTCTACGTTTATTCACGGTCCACTTTTGAATTATAGACGACATTCGCAATACAGGGCGGACATTTTGGGGCTTGTTTCTCAACATCGGAAACACAAATGGACAAAAGCGACGGTGTGCGCATTTTTCCTTCGACACGTTCACGGGTCAATAGACCACAAAAATAGCTAGGCTGTATACTCACTGTGGACATTCCGTCGGTTTTCTGTCTTTTGGTTGCCCTGCCGTCTTCGCTGTAATAGCGGTTTGTCGCAGTTGCCATGTTTTCGCGTTTTAAACACAACAGTGACAAATAGTCGATGCCGTAAAATGGACGCACACCAGACGAAAACGAGGCCTTGCCCTTGTGAATTACGCCCTCCCCTCTCGCATTGTAACCTGATTGGCCGAGACGCGGGTCCGTCAAGTCACGAGGTTATCCACCAATAAGAAATCGAGATGCTGACGCGTTTTTCTCGCGACGGATTTTCAAATGAATACAGCTATCAAAACCACTTTAGTCGACTCTACATTACAATGGTCTATGATTAAATTGTATGTGTGTAAATCACCATGGTAACctgtaaaatgaaatgaaccGCTATGTTGGTGAaatttatttagaaataaaactGCCATTGGATTAACAGAAGCAGGACCAACTGTTCAAGCAACCCTTCctgaaaaggaaaataaatcacacaaaaagataaaaaaataaaaatactacacaGGAACAAACgcaaatccaaaaaaatgagaTCCGATTTTAAGTTTAAAGGGGAGGGTTATGGGACAGTGCAGCACAATGTAGAATATG
It contains:
- the LOC144200315 gene encoding heterogeneous nuclear ribonucleoprotein L-like; translation: MATATNRYYSEDGRATKRQKTDGMSTGYEDPHKTLPSAVVHVRGLVDGVTEADLTDSLQEFGAISYVVLMPKKRQALVEYEEINGSTTAVTYAADNQVYIASHPAFINYSTSQKISRPGDSDDSRSVNNVLLLTIMNPIYPITTEVLYTICNNCGPVHRVVIFRKNGVQAMVEFDSVQSAQRAKASLNGADIYSGCCTLKIEYAKPTRLNVFKNDQDTWDYTNPNLGGPDDTSSNPNKRQRQPALLGDHPPDYGGSYHGYEESYSSSPYESRRMAPPMRGRGGGRNYGPSYGAPPPPPGEYGAHADSPVVMVYGLESEKMNPDRVFNIFCLYGNVLRVKFMKSKPGAAMVEMGDCYAVDRAITHLNNNFLFGQKLNVCVSKQQAIVPGQFYELGDGSSSFKDFQGSRNNRFTSPEQAAKNRIQHPSNVLHFFNAQPDVTAEIFTQVCNDFGVKGPDNVKMFSGKSGAPTSDRSASGLLEWDSINDAMEALALINHFQMKNATGPYPYTLKLCFSTVQHSN